One region of Campylobacter concisus genomic DNA includes:
- a CDS encoding ribonucleoside-diphosphate reductase subunit alpha: MKVIKRNGRTEELDISKIKKYTNEAVFGLSNVSLSELEVDAKIQFRDMITTEEIQQTLIKTAVDKIDIDRPNWTFVAARLFLFDLYHKVTGFNGYNHLKDYLAKGEKVGRIIPGLKEKYDLEDLNAYIKPERDLQFAYLGIKTLYDRYLIKDKNGMPIELPQHMFMAIAMFLAQNELDSQGWAKKFYDLISKFEVMLATPTLSNARTTRHQLSSCYVGSTPDNIEGIFDSYKEMALLSKFGGGIGWDWSKVRAMGGSIDGHKNAAGGIIPFLKVTNDIAVAVDQLGTRKGAIAVYIEPWHMDVSDFLDLRKNSGEERRRAHELFPALWINDLFMKRVKENGRWSLFDPAQVSDLCDLYGEEFEKRYLEYENDENIQKNTILAKELWKKILTSYFETGMPFLCFKDNANKANPNDHEGIIRSSNLCTEIFQNTAPNYYKIKITYEDGGEELFDEEEDVTVDSGITKKAKKLSALDSLKGKQIFIVEKESIEGKTAVCNLASINLSKINSKEDIERVVPIAIRMLDNVIDLNFYPHKKVKHTNLSSRSIGLGVMGEAQMLAEKNVKWGSYEHLALIDSIMENISYNAIYASSNLAVEKGVYPKFEGSKWSKGIMPIDTANENAKALLNDKGGLFDENVCDWDKLRERVKRDGMRNGYLMAIAPTSSISILVGTTQTIEPVYKRKWFEHNLSGMIPNVVPNLSPDTWQFYTPAYELDQRILIKAGAIRQKWIDQGQSLNIFMSLDKASGGYLSEIYMLAWELGLKSTYYLRSESPDSEKLNDVADRSIECEGCQ, from the coding sequence TTGAAAGTTATAAAACGTAATGGCAGAACAGAAGAGCTTGATATAAGTAAGATTAAAAAATATACAAATGAAGCCGTTTTTGGCCTTAGCAACGTAAGCCTTAGTGAACTTGAAGTAGATGCGAAAATCCAGTTTAGAGATATGATAACGACTGAGGAAATTCAGCAAACTCTTATAAAAACAGCAGTTGATAAGATCGACATCGACCGTCCAAATTGGACATTTGTCGCTGCGAGACTATTTTTGTTCGACCTTTATCACAAAGTAACCGGCTTTAATGGCTACAACCACCTAAAAGACTACCTCGCAAAGGGCGAAAAGGTAGGCCGCATCATCCCTGGGCTAAAAGAGAAGTACGACTTAGAGGATCTAAACGCTTACATCAAGCCTGAGCGCGACCTTCAGTTTGCATACCTTGGTATCAAAACGCTTTATGACCGCTATCTCATCAAAGATAAGAATGGCATGCCAATCGAGCTTCCACAGCATATGTTTATGGCGATCGCGATGTTCCTTGCGCAAAATGAGCTAGACAGCCAAGGTTGGGCGAAGAAATTTTACGATCTCATCTCTAAATTTGAAGTGATGCTCGCCACTCCGACGCTCTCAAATGCCCGTACGACGCGTCACCAGCTAAGCAGCTGTTACGTAGGCAGCACGCCTGATAATATCGAGGGCATTTTTGATAGCTACAAAGAGATGGCGCTACTTTCAAAATTTGGCGGCGGTATCGGCTGGGACTGGAGCAAGGTGCGTGCGATGGGCGGCAGTATCGACGGACATAAAAACGCAGCTGGCGGTATCATACCATTTTTAAAAGTGACAAACGACATCGCAGTAGCGGTCGATCAGCTAGGCACTAGAAAGGGCGCGATCGCCGTTTATATCGAGCCTTGGCACATGGACGTGAGCGATTTTCTCGATCTTCGTAAAAACTCAGGCGAAGAGAGACGCCGTGCGCACGAGCTTTTCCCTGCACTTTGGATAAACGACCTATTTATGAAGCGTGTCAAAGAAAATGGCCGCTGGAGTCTTTTTGACCCAGCTCAAGTAAGCGACCTTTGCGACCTTTACGGCGAGGAGTTTGAGAAGAGATACTTGGAGTATGAAAACGACGAAAATATCCAGAAAAACACCATCCTTGCAAAAGAGCTTTGGAAGAAAATTTTAACTAGCTATTTTGAAACTGGCATGCCATTTTTGTGCTTTAAAGACAATGCCAACAAAGCAAATCCAAACGACCACGAGGGCATCATCAGAAGCTCAAATTTATGCACTGAAATTTTCCAAAATACAGCGCCAAACTACTACAAGATCAAGATCACTTATGAAGATGGCGGCGAGGAGCTATTTGATGAAGAAGAAGACGTCACGGTCGATAGCGGCATAACTAAAAAAGCCAAAAAGCTTAGCGCGCTTGATAGCCTAAAAGGTAAGCAAATTTTTATCGTAGAAAAAGAGAGTATCGAGGGCAAAACGGCGGTTTGCAACCTTGCAAGTATAAATTTAAGCAAGATAAATAGCAAAGAGGACATCGAGCGTGTCGTGCCGATAGCTATCAGGATGCTTGATAACGTTATAGACCTAAATTTCTACCCACACAAAAAGGTAAAACACACAAACCTATCATCTCGCTCGATCGGCCTTGGTGTCATGGGCGAGGCGCAAATGCTAGCTGAGAAAAACGTAAAATGGGGCAGTTATGAGCATTTGGCGCTCATTGATAGCATAATGGAAAACATAAGCTACAACGCGATCTATGCTAGCTCAAATTTAGCCGTAGAAAAGGGCGTCTATCCAAAATTTGAGGGCTCAAAATGGAGCAAAGGCATCATGCCGATAGATACCGCGAACGAGAACGCAAAAGCCCTTTTAAACGACAAAGGTGGGCTATTTGACGAAAATGTCTGCGACTGGGACAAGCTAAGAGAAAGGGTCAAGCGTGACGGCATGAGAAACGGCTACCTAATGGCGATCGCTCCAACTAGCTCGATCTCTATCCTTGTCGGCACTACTCAGACCATCGAGCCAGTCTATAAACGCAAGTGGTTTGAGCACAACCTAAGCGGTATGATCCCAAATGTCGTGCCAAATTTAAGCCCTGACACTTGGCAGTTTTACACGCCAGCTTACGAGCTTGATCAGAGAATTCTCATAAAAGCAGGTGCGATCCGCCAAAAATGGATCGATCAAGGGCAAAGTCTAAATATCTTTATGAGCCTAGACAAAGCAAGCGGCGGCTATCTAAGTGAAATTTATATGCTTGCATGGGAGCTTGGACTAAAATCAACTTATTATCTACGCTCTGAGTCGCCAGATAGCGAAAAGCTAAACGACGTAGCTGACCGCTCGATCGAATGTGAGGGATGTCAGTAA